ATGAGTGAGATCTGACAGCCCCCACCTCCATGGCCAGATGTGGCCATTGTCTTAGGAAGGTTAATCTGACAGAATGGGATGGGGCTGGGATTCTCAAAGCAGGCTGAGATAAAAAGTGGTGAGGCTTCTGGGTTGGTGGGTACCCTAGGAACGGGGAAGAGGGATTTCCCTGTTACCTGCAGCTGGGATGTGCCTTCTACGTgtagggctgtgtgtgtgtgtgtgtgtggagggggggggggtgctcaggAAAATCTACTCTTAAGGAGCTGTGCTCAGATACGTGTAGAGTTTAGCTTAGGAGGTGTCCCTGGGAAGCACATGGCTCATGGCCTCAGGAGTGGCAGGGGTGTGAGGAACACAATTCAGAAGCAGATGAGAGGAAGTAAGGGTTCCCATTGTTAGAGACAAGGTAAAGGGAGAGCGAGAAGGCAGAGAGCGGAAGGTGACAGGTGTCATGCCTGAGGGACACTGGGTGAGAGTGGTGGGCACGGGAGGACACTCAGGGACTCTGGTCACGGTGAGTGTGGGCATCACTGTGGAGAGGAATCCAGGTCGCTGGCTCTCAGCCGTCCCCTCTCCTCAGGGGGAGCTCGGCTCAGTGTCCTGGGCAGAGGTGCAGTCCCGCCTCCTGGCGCTGCAGAGGAGCGGGGGCCTGTGCGTGCAGCCGAGGCCGCTGACGGAGCTGGACGTCCACCATCGCATCCTGCGCTACACCAACTACCAGGTGGCGCTGGCCAACAAAGGCCTGCTGCCGACCCGCTGCGCgctgccctggggaggcagcGTAGCCTTCCTCAGCCGCGGCCTGGCGCTCAACGTCGACCTGCTCCTCTTCCGCGGGCCCTTCTCGCTCTTCCGCGGCGGCTGGGAGCTGCCCGACGCCTACAAGCGCAGCGACCAGCGGGCCGCCCTGGCCGCGCGCTGGCGGCGCTCGGTGCTGCTGCTGGCCGCCGTGAACCTGGCGCTGAGCCCTCTGGTGCTGGCCTGGCAGGTGCTGCACGCCTTCTACAGCCACGCCGAGCTGCTGCGGCGCGAGCCGGGCGCGCTGGGGACGCGCCGCTGGTCCCGCCTGGCCCGCCTGCAGCTGCGCCACTTCAACGAGCTGCCGCACGAGCTGCGCGCGCGCCTGGCCCGCGCCTACCGCCCCGCCGCCGCCTTCTTGCGCGCCGCCGCGCCCCCGGCGCCCCTGCTCGCGCTGCTGGCCCGCCAGCTCGTCTTCTTCGCCGGCGCGCTCTTCGCCGCGTTGCTGGTGCTCACCGTCTACGACGAGGATGTGCTCGCCGTGGAGCACGTGCTCACCGCCATGACTGCCCTCGGGATCCTGGCCACCGTGGCCAGGTGTGGTGGGAGATGCCCAGGGAGGGGGGCGTCTTTCCGGCCTGGGGCTGAACCTCTCGCGAATCTCTACCCCTCCCACCGCTAATGCATCCCACCCGCACATCCTCTTTACTCGCCGGCCCCTTCTCCACCCCGATGCCGCCCTCTAGGTCTTTCATTCCGGATGAGCAGGCCCAAAGTCGTTCACCGCAGCTCCTGCTGCAGGCGGCCTTGGCCCACATGCACTACCTGCCGGAGGAGACCGGCCCTGCCGGCAAGGCCAGCGCTTACCGGCAGATGGCGCGGCTGTTGCAATACCGAGCGGTGAGGGTCCAGGCTGAAATGGGGCTGCGGAGGAGGCTGTGTAAACCTCGAGGTCTGAGAGAGGGCGGGGACAAACGGGCTCAGGGCTGGCTATCCCGGGAGTCTGGGAAAGGCGGAATGACGGAGTTGGAGGTTTCCTGCCTGGCGAGTGTGGTTGCCCTCAGCAACCCCTTCTCAGCCTCGCCCTGCTTCTCCAGGTCTCCCTCACGGAGGagctcctgtcccctctcctcaccccactgTTTCTGCTCTTCTGGTTCCGCCCTCGCGCCTTGGAGATTATTGACTTTTTTCATCACTTCACTGTGGATGTGGCCGGGGTTGGAGACATCTGTTCCTTTGCCCTTATGGATGTGAAGCGCCACGGCCACCCTCAGGTTAGAGCCTTTCACTGGCTGTGCCGGGTTGTGGTTAGGTAGGAGTTTGCTTGCCTCACTCAAAGCAGAgctgggttccacccccagctCCATGGTTTGCCACCTGTGACCTTGAGCTAATCACCTCACTTCCCTGTACCTAATGCCCTCGTTTGTCAAACGAGGACAGTGACCAATGTGCAGGGCTATCATGGGGATTACATGAGATGACGTGTGTAAAGCCCTAACAGAGTTCCAGCACATCCTGACACCAGTAAATGGGAGCCAAGACTGGTAGAATGGCTGGAAAACAGGTTGATCAGTGGATGGGGCTGGAGTAAGGATGGGTTTCCTGACCAAAGCTGTAAGGCAGGCCCTGGCATCCAGTGTGCACCTGCTGGCAGAACATTGAGCCTACATCCCAGTGCTGGATCTGGACCCAAGTTCTGCTCTGCTGCTGTTTTTgggtgatcttgagcaagtcccCATTGTGACCTCCATCctttcacctggaaaatggggctATTGTCTTCCATCCTGCCCACCCCACGAGGCACCCACTGCAGGTATACAAGCAGTGTTCGTGGCACTTGAAGGATTGTCGTTGCTTTCAGTGGCTCTCGGAGGGACAGACAGAGGCCTCACTATCTCAGCGTGCCGAGGATGGGAAGACTGAACTGTCCTTGATGAGGTTCTCCCTGGTTCATCCACAATGGCGCCCCCCAGGCCACAGCTCCAAGTTCCTAGGGCACCTTCGAGGCCGGGTACAACAAGATGCAGCCACCTGGGGCGCCAACTCTGTTCgcagtccccccacccccggggtcCTCAGCAACTCTTCCTCACCTCTGGTGAGTTGAAGCTTGGTTTGCCCTTCCACCTTcacaccctgccccctcctctcccctcccctcctctctcctccctcagcctcaccTTTTGCATTAACCTACTCACTAGTTCAGCCTGCTCTCCCACCTTACttagccctcctccctccctttctgtcttctcttctgacCCTCTCTTCTCTTGCTCCCAGCCGGAGACCTTCCTGGCCAACCTTTTGgtgcagcccctcctgcccccacaggACCTGAGCCCCACAGCCCCTTGCCCAGCTGCAGCCACAgccagcctcctggcctccatTTCCCGAATTGCCCAGGACtcaaggtgaggggtggggactTGAGATGCAGGGGTCAGGGGTGGTGGGGCTGATCAATGCAGGGGTATTGGGGGGCTGAGCAGGACGAGGAGATAAAGCCTGGCGTTCCTTGTGGAGTGCAGGGGGGAAAGGGCATGTCTTTCTGATCTACTGCACCTTCTGTTTCAGCTGTGTGTCCCCAGGAGGCACTGGGGGCCAGAAGCTGGCCCAGCTCCCAGAACTCGCATCTGCTGAGATGAGTCTCCATGCCATCTACCTATACCAGGTGAATAGAGGGATGCCAGATAGATGGGGAGAAAGCCTCAAAACAAATGGAGACTGTGGAGGGGGCTGGAGTGTAAGAAATTATCCAACAGGAGCTGGGTAGGAGGTTTCAACACCCTCTGTACGTAGCCTGGGGGCTGGGTCTCACGCTGCTGGGCAGGAGGGAACCCCTcattcttctcccttccttttagctccatcagcagcagcagcagcaagaactGTGGGGGGAGGCTTCAGCCTCCTCCCTGTCCAGGCCCTGGTCCAGCCCCCCACAGACTCTCTCGCCAGATGAGGAGAAGCCTTCCTGGTCGAGTGATGGTGAGGCAGTTGGGGTGTGTAGGGGACAGACTCTGGGTGAGCAGCAGGCATCATGGCACTGCCCAGCTGATGGATTTCTCATCAGGCTCCAGTCCCGCCTCCAGCCCCAGACAGCAGTGGAGAACCCAGAGGGCCCAGAATCTGTTCCCTGGAGGGTTTCAGGAGCCCACAGACACGCAGAAGGAGCCTAGCCAGGCCCCTAGCATTGACTGAGAGGGCTCCTTAAGGTCAGTATTACCTAACTGGCATGGGGGTGAGGGAATGAGTAGGGAATTGGGTGGAGTCAGACTTGGAGGGATGGGAATCCCGGGAACCCAAACCCCTGGACTGTTTGCAAAGAGCTTTCTCCTTCTCCAGGTTTCCTGGCTTCTCCAGCCCCAGGAGATCAGACGAAGTGGAGTGGAAGGACGTGCCAAGCCCCCCTTAAAGACCCCCATGGATGCTTTAGTTGGGGAGTTGGGCAGGATTTGGAGTCAGTGATGCCCTGccccagagagcagagaaagggtaggagaggagaggcagctgGAAACACATGTTAGAGCCCACATGGAGGGGCAAAGGGGACAACTATTTGTCCTGGAGTGGTTGCCTGGGAAGAAGTTCTCAAGTGACCTCAACGTGGAGGGCTGGGCCAAGGTGGAGGCCAAGCTACACAGAAGGGAGCAATGAGGGACTGGATCTGAAAGGCAGTAGGTTCTTCAAGCTCGCCTGACCTTCAGGTTCCCCTGGGACTCGTGGAGGGCGATGGGGGTGGGTGAGTGGAAAGCCTCTAGGGAGGCCTGCTGTTTTTGGAGTTCAGCCTTGGTGTGATGCCTGAGGAAGTGGGTGTGGTTTCTCATCCTGTCTGAAACAAGCAGTAAAGGTTACTCCTGGCTGTGGTGCACATGTTTGTGACTTTAGTCCTTGGAATCCCCACTCCTGGTAGCTGAGGGCTGCATCTGCTTCTCAGTCAAGATCAAAGGAGCGACACAACAGAATTGCCTGTAATTGGCTGGAAACCATGTTTTTAGAGGGCTGGGTCAGAGAGGAGTGTGTAGGGCAGGACTCCCAGTCGAAGAATtactccctccacctccctctcactgcagaagttaaaagacaaagctTGTCATTCTGTAACTGTAATTGACAGTGCTGGGTCGCACATCTTAGTAGCTCTCATAACTTCTGGTCCAGTCTCTTATGGTGAATCTtcagtaataaatatttgaatgatttAGAGATCAGGTTTCAAGATAAGATACTCCTTCCTGAAAGAGATGAGGGGAATCTAAAATTCACCTATCAACACGAAAGGGCTGACAGTAGGCTCAGGAACACCACTGCTGGGAGGGGCCTTCCAGATTTACTCAGACCTGGGTTAGGGAAACAGGCCTAGAGAGAGATAGAGACATTCCCGGGAATAAGGCCAGTCTCTGGACAGGCGTGGGAAGGCACCTcgggaagggggcgggggaggtggctGGTCCTGGTCCGGCAGACAGGAGAGCAGCACCGCCGTCGTGGACTGATGGCCCCTCTTTCCGGGAACTGAAGTGGAAAGCAAGCGGGCTCTCAGGAGCCAGGGGTGTCTGGTCCCGGCAGGTCGAACGCCCAGGGCACTGCGCCCCGGAGATGCCGCTCCTGCAAGGAAAAGCTCTGGGTGCGTATGCGGCTTGTCACCTCCTGGGTGCGCAGCGTGAGCCCAAAAATGTCCTCGTGATAGCGTTGCTGATCCTGCGGGCAAAGAGGGCGGAGGATCAGGACCCCGGCCGAAGCTCCGTGCGGAATGGGCCCCGCCCCCGGCATGGCCCCCTTGCCCCGGCATGGCCCCGCCCCCGGCTGGACGCCCCCCGGGCAtctggccccgcccctccgcACCCGCAGCACGCCGATGACGTCGCCGGCCTCGTCCAGCTCCATGTCGCCCTCCGTTGCCAAGATGCGCTGCACGGTCTGCAGGACGTTGGTTGCCATGGTGACATCGCCGCAGACAAACATGTGGCCCCGCTCGAGGCAGAGGACGCGATGCACCTCGGCAGCAAGCTCTGTCCGCAAGATGTCCTGCACATAGGTCTGAGGGGAGGCGGGATTAGGGGCAGACAGTGATGGGGCTGCCGGGGAGGGAAGGACAGGCCCCCGGGGTGCCGGGGAGGGAGTTCCCGGGTGTGGAAAGATTGCTGGAGCGCCAGGTGGGTCCTAGGTGCGCTTGGGTTGGGTTTAGAGAGGCAGAGCCAAACAAGGGGCGGGGCTTGGGTTTGGATGGGTAAGAACCGGAGGGGCCTTGGCTCGAGGGTGGGGCCGGGTGGGGCCAACTGGGGTGGGTGTCTGAGTGCCATTAGGTGGAAGCTGAGTGGTGGTGAGCGGAGGGTCAGCActgcagggggcggggccggcctgACCCTGGACCCCTATGTTCCGATGGAGCGCACGTCAGTTCTTTTCCTGTCCCTAGCTTCGGGTTACCCCAGCGTCCTCAGAGTCCCGCACCTTAGGACTGTCGGGTTCCCGGGAGAAGGCGGTCAGGACGCGGCCAAACACCCCGCGCTGCTGGGCATCCTGCACCTCGTCACGGTAGAGATGGTCGAGCTGGGAGCATCGGCAGCCGAACACCAAGGTCATGGGGGCGGGTTGCAGCCCTGCGAGCATCACTGCGGCTTGGGAGAGCCCTCCTCCCTCGGGACATAGCCCTAGCGATACCTCCCACTGGCTGCCCTCACCCAGGTTGACAGACCAAACTTCCAGGCAGATACAACTACTCTTGGCTGTTTGGCCTCCAGGAGAGTGCAGGATGCTTTCACAGAGACCCTGCCTGACTCTGATTTACAGAGAATGTCGAAGGTCACAGGAGGTGGTGACTTTCCACTGGTGGAATGGCCAGTGGTGACACTGTGCTACAGCTGGGGCTTCTGACTCAGAATCCATGCCCTTTGTACCACTGACACTGCAGTCTGAGACTCTGTCTAGCCCCTTTCTTGCTCCAACCCCACATCCTCCCAcactgtcttccttcctctcagtCACAGCCCTCTTTTGATTTACCAGTCCCCTGGGCACCCTATGCCCAACCTGAATACCCTGTAGCCTCTTTGGGTCTTGGACACATGTAGGTGACCTCTGGCACAGTCCAGAGTCCACCTGGAGCATTTCTGACTTCTGAGTCCGAGCCCCACCTTCTCCAGACTTCCAGTTCCCTTTGTCCTTAATCTCACCAACACCTACTTTGTGCCCGGCACCAGGAAGCCAGACCAACAGTGCCCTGCCGTTTCCTCTAGGGCCCCTTCCCCCAATACTGTGCCCTTGGTCTGATATGCTTCTTTCCACCTTTGTAGCCCTGTTCCTTGCCCTCTTTCCTACCTGGTTCCTGCTTTCCAGCCCTGTGTCCCTTTGCCCCTAAATTGTGTAACTCCCTCCTACCTTCCAGTCATTCCCTTGGCTCCCAGCCTCACCTTTGCTCTCAATGTCATGCAGCCGCTCCTGCCAAAATCCTCGAAAGGGGGCGATGCCAGTGCCAGGGCCCACCAGGATGCAGGGCAAGCTGGGATCAGGTGGCAGCCGGAAGGAGGGAGCCCTAGCAAAGAGACTTTCTAGCAGGCCCCCTTTCCTTCACTAGCTACCTCATTCTTATCAACCTCagcagggtggagaggagagCTTCCACTGaaaatgagttaatgtttgtgTCCAGCTCATAGTAAGCATGATGTGTTTAATAAAGGAACTGCTTACAGGCAGAAGCTCTCTGGACCCGTGGTTTCTGGAGGCTGGGTCAAAGGAAATATAGCTTAAACTTGAACTGAAGAATGTTTTGATGTTTAAGAGATATAGAAAGTTTGGGGAGGAGAAGGACTGAGCCTTTTGGTTCATAATGGGTTCACTGGGTGTGTTAATTTTAAGCCATAGCCCCGGTATTGGTATTTGGTTTGTGTGCACTAGATTGGCAGTTTATTTGTAATTTAGCTTCCTGGATGGGTTTGGGTCACTGGGCCTAGCTGGTGCCATCCTGGGAACTCTTCTTAGTCCCACCTGAGACTTTCAGCTCCTGGGCGCTGGATGGGGCAAGACTTCTGAACACAGCACAAGGGAAAGGTAACCTGGATCCTCCACTTGCTTTGAGTCCTCAGTGATACTATCATCGCCTAACCAGTTGTCCCTGGGCTAAGTGGGGACGGGACATGTTCCCAGGTACCCTGCCTGCCAACATCAGGCCAGCCCCAAGGATGCAGGGAGGGGCACAGTACACCTTCTAAAAGGAACAGGGCCTGCTGAGTCCAATCCCAGCCCTGTTTCTGGGAGCTGCAGTTTCAAGGCAGGACCCTAGGTCCAAATTAGTGAAAGACCCAAAGCTTAGACAGAGTTCTGAAGTGGTTTAACTGGATGCCCCGCCCTTGATATGCTAAGTGGGTCCTCCCTGCTACCAATCAGACCCCGCACCAAAATTTCCACCCCGCTCCTGTACATACCTGGAGATCCCTCCATCTGTCCCCAGCCATCCATGTGGCACTCTGTCCACCCCTGCTTGGACTGGCACTCTCTTCTCagtgcccctcccacctccaccccccccccccacagtgcTCACTTACCCTCTGATGAAGCAGGGCACAGGGTCTCCAGTCTTGAGTTGGCTCAGCCATGTGGAGCAGACCCCGTAGTGCAGGGGACCCAGCCCATctaggggggtggggagggagagggccagTGAGGGGTCCATCCCAGGGTCACTGGGtgaccctggccctgccctgaaCTCCCTGGCCTCACCTTGTGTCCTGTATGCCAGCACGGCGACTGTGAGGTGGATCTCTCCTGGATTGGCGCTGGGTGCTGAACTGACCGAGTAGTAccggggctggagcaggggcagCTGGGTGAGGAGCAGTGGGGCAGGCAGTGCCACAGATGGAAACTGCTCCAGCACCTCCAACAGCGTGGGGCAGCGGAACCACTTCCACTCCTCATAGCGCCGGGGGTCCTGGTCGGGGCAGAGGCAGTGGACTTGGAACCTCCTAGCCCTGCCTGTTGACCTCCCTTCTTGACCCCTCCTGAGCTGAGCCTCCTGGGGGGTTTCTCCCTCCTCAGTCCAGACCAACAAACATTTCTCGAGTACCTTCTCTGTGCCCCTTTAAGGCATGAGAATTCAGAGATGAATAGGAACTCCAGAACTGGCTGTTACAGCCCCAGTACTTGTTAGCCAGGTGGGTTCCTCTTCCCCCAGCTCATCCTGCCTCACTGGCCCCTGCTCCCCACTGAGGTGGCCAACCTGGCTGAGGGTTTCAAGCTCCTGCTGTTCGCTGGGCTCTTCGGCTAGGGTGCTGAGCAGTCGAAGAAGTTGAGGGCTGGGCGGGGAAGTGATGTCCAGAAAGAAGGTGAGAGCCTGGCGCAGCGTGCACGGGGGCAGCCGGGGATCCCGCACCCAGCAGGGAGGAGGTCCACCTGCGGGGTGGTGCAAGGGGAGGGGCTCTGAGGAAGGGGCCAAGCCTGGACTGCATTTCCTGGAGTGATGACTGCTTCTTGGGGGTCCACGTGGGCTAACCACACCTCATCGTGTTTTATCTGAGACCTGGCCCTTGAACAGTGGTGGTAAGCCTGTCTGggcagcctctgtgtgtgtgtgtgtgtgtgtgtgtgtgtgtgtgtgtgtgtgtctgtgtttgacGGTCCCTACTGGATTGGGTTGGTCTGGgttcctgcctctcccccacACAGCTTATTTTAACTCCACTTATTGGAGCGGCAGAAGGTAGACCCAATGGCAGCTCCAGAGCAGGCTAGGGTGCCTGGGGGAGCCTTTGGGaggagcccagagggaggggaTGGCTGGGGTGGGGCGTGGTGGTGGGTTCTGAGAAAGGAGCTGCGCTCTGCAGACCATCCAGCAGCAAGGCCAGCCTGGCAGGATGTAGCTCAGCCAGCTGTGAGAGGAGGTGGCAGCCTCCTGCCAGGTCCTGAACCCGAGGGGACCCTGGGGCCAGAGGGATGGGGGCAGCTCTCACGGTCATGCCCCAGACCACGCCCCTCACCAGGGCTGCCCTTCTCCAGCTGCTCCACTGCCACAGGCTCGGTGGGCGGCGGCGGGTCCTCCACACGGCTCAGCAGCGCCTCCACGAGGCCCGGCCGGTTGGGCGGGCAGATGCCTATGTGGTCTCCTGGCTGGTACTGGAGCCCCTCCTGGCCTCCAGTGTCCAGGCGCACCAGGATGGTGGCCCGGCTGGGAatggggagaagaggaagttacaggagggctgaggggatgaaggggagggaaggcaggatgcGGGAGGAGGGCCCCGGggtctggggaaggaggggcagggacaggtgTGTGTTGGGGAGTGGTCCTCCTCACGTGGACTTGCTGCTTTGCAGGTTTTCCACTGAGCGGACTGTAGCTTGGAACATCTTCCGCCTGTGCACGTGGATCAggcctgaggggtggggggccaACGAGACTGAGCCTGAGCTGGGGACCTGGGCCTGGCCCCCGAGTGAGTCTGGGGACCCCAGAGAGCCCAAAGGGCCAACAGAGTCAGGGTGAATTCACGGTCGCAcctggcagcagctggaggctCTCGGCCTGGACACTCAGTCGGTACCTCTGGCGTTTCCAACTCCGTCTGGGGCTGAATATGTCCTGGGCAGCGGCCTTGGCATCTTTTCCAACGCAGAACGTCTCACAGGAGGCCTGGGGGCGGTAAGGAGATGAGGGCTGAGGACCTCTGGCCACCAGggagggctcagaggggctggtgGGCCACCAAGCTGGGCGGGTGGCGTTCCCAGTCGTCCCCTTCcattcctggggctgctggagcGGAGGCACCATCTGAGGCTGGCACTTGTAGGATGGGCAGCCCCAGGGGCCGGAGGGAGAGTGGGCCTGAGACGGAGGCTGAGGCTGCCAGCACCTGGTTCTTCAGCCCATTTCGTACCTTGGCCACTGGGCTAGCTCTTACTTTGCATATATCTGTATCAACATCCACTCGCTTGTTAATCTGGTGAGTGTTAATCCCATGTCCCAGggagcacagtgcttggcacacagtagggctcCATGAATACGTCCACGTGTTCAGAGCTGTGTTCACATTCTACTCCTGTACTTGCAGCTTACCTGCCTCCGTATCCCCGTCTTTATACCTCTTCAGGGTCTGGTGAAGGCTAAATGAGATACTTTATGGGAAGCCCTTAAGTGCTCCTGGAGTGGGACACAGAATTCCGGCAGCCATGCGAGGGGGTCTCTGGCTGGTCTCTCATGCCCTGCACTGCACATAAGGAGCTGGAGGGAGCTTCTGGGGCAAGACCCCTGGTAGGGTGGATCTCCTATTTGTCTCTGCTCAGGCGCAATTCTGGCAAACTGCTTGGCCAGTCCCCAGCTTGAAATCTAGGGCTCACCCATGATTGgttgctccctctcctcctgcccggTATCACCAGTCCTGTTaatctttcttttgtgtgtgtaaagTCTTatatctcttccttccttccttggccccctcccttccttcctacccCTACTGCTACCACCCTGGTTAGCTCAGGGCCTTCCTGCTTCTAGTTGGTTGCTCCTCCGGTTAACCCCGAGCCTCTGAAGTGGTGTCCCCAGTTCACGctgttcttttcccttctcttgtcCCACTCCCAGCTTCCTGTCGCTTCCCTTTGTCTGGATTCTTTAGTCTTGTTTTCCATTCCCGCTTCTCCTCCCCAACAAACCCTCCATCTGTCTGGCCGGCTCTCCCCAGCACACCTCCTAGGATGCCTCCTCCTCAGATGCCTTCCTCCTTGCCATCACTCTTGAACTCAAGCCTCGGAACCCTGGTGAGGCCAGCGCTGCCCTGGAGTGGTGGCTGGACTGGGAGTAGGAGCCCTGTTCAATTCCAGGCATAATCCCCAGACCAGGAAGAGCTCCTCTGGAGGAAGCCCAGGCTTAGAAAGTCACAGCCCTGGACCGGGGCCTCCTTGTACTCCCCTAGGCCAGGACCCCCTCCAGTCAAGACACCACCCCAAACCTGTCTGGCCTCTGCAGTTTCTGCGTCGGCCTCAGCATCAGCCCTTGCCTTGGTCTAACTCTCTCCTGATCCCTTCTCCACTCAGCCAGAAGGGCTGACTGTGCAGTGGCAAAATGGAGGTGGATTTTAGAGGAATAGAAGGGGCCAGAGAACCACGTGAATCAGGGCACTGGTGAGGTCCTCTGTATTGCAGGTCTCTGGGGCAGATGCCCAGGTTGGCATGAGTCAGCATTGGGGTTGGAGGAGGGTGGGAGTGAGATGTCGCGACAGGCTCGGGGAGCTCACCTGGAAGGCAGCCTGGGCCCAGCCGCGGAAGGCCTCCTCCTGGCCACACAGCTCGTCGCCCTGGCCCAGCTGCAGGAGCCGCTCCCCACCCAGCTCTTCCAGCCGTGTGTCCACCGCACGAGCAAAGGCGCAGAAGTGGGGGTACGCCCGGGAGCCCAGCCCGAACACACAGAACCTGGGGTGCAGGGAGCCATCACTGGAATCCCCCTTGTCCTGCCTGTGTGCCCAGACAGCTTGTCCCTCTCAGTATGCCTCCCCTCGCTGTGGCCCCCAGACCTGAGGGTCCCCAGTGCCCCTGCACTGTCTGTGTTGCTGGACTCCTTTCTTTTCCGCCGCCAGGAGGACACCAGTGGGTCTGAGCAGGAGACACTGTTGAAGCGGATTTTGTAACTCCtgcaagagaggagaaagacaagggTGTCACAGGGATCTGGAGACAAGGTGCAGGCCCAGACACAGCCAGGGGACGGCTTCAGGGTCTGCACTGGGCAGGATGGACGGGACCCTGCCTTTAGGCCTGGCCTATCTCTCTGGAGCAGGCTTGGGATTGGGGCTGAGGGCTGGTGTCCCAGGGTCTCTGAGCCTCCAGGCcctgcttcccttcctctctctgaagGAGACCTCAGGACTGGTCGGCCCTGACAGAAGTGGGGACTGAGGGTGGGCAGGTCAAGAGGATGAGGCATCCTAAGGCTGTCCTGGGGGCCCAGGCGTCTGCTCTTCTGTCCTCCCGCTTTTTGGGAAAATGACTTGCATCCCAGAGGGAGAGGTCTTTAGacctcctttccttttgtgtctcCAAATGCCTCACCGCCCTGATGCCCTCCCCCCAGAACTCCTGTCCCCACTCACTTGTGTTGTTCCGGCCGAGGGGAGCTGTTGTAGGGGCCTGACATCTCCATCAGGGCTGCTGCAAAGCTCtggcgaggggaggggagtgtt
The Camelus ferus isolate YT-003-E chromosome 7, BCGSAC_Cfer_1.0, whole genome shotgun sequence genome window above contains:
- the NOS3 gene encoding nitric oxide synthase, endothelial isoform X1 produces the protein MGNLKSVGQEPGPPCGLGLGLGLGLCGKQGPAAPAPEPSRAPAPAPPPAPDHSPPLTRPPEAPKFPRVKNWEVGSIAYDTLSAQSQQDGPCTPRRCLGSLVFPRKLPGRPSQGPPPAEQLLSQARDFINQYYSSIKRSGSQAHEQRLQEVEAEVAATGTYQLRESELVFGAKQAWRNAPRCVGRIQWGKLQVFDARDCGSAQEMFTYICNHIKYATNRGNLRSAITVFPQRTPGRGDFRIWNSQLVRYAGYRQQDGSVRGDPANVEITELCIQHGWTPGNGRFDVLPLLLQAPDEPPELFALPPELVLEVPLEHPTLEWFATLGLRWYALPAVSNMLLEIGGLEFPAAPFSGWYMSTEIGTRNLCDPHRYNILEDVAVCMDLDTRTTSSLWKDKAAVEINLAVLHSYQLAKVTIVDHHAATASFMKHLENEQKARGGCPADWAWIVPPISGSLTPVFHQEMVNYVLSPAFRYQPDPWKGSATKGVGITRKKTFKEVANAVKISASLMGTVMAKRVKATILYASETGRAQSYAQQLGRLFRKAFDPRVLCMDEYDVVSLEHETLVLVVTSTFGNGDPPENGESFAAALMEMSGPYNSSPRPEQHKSYKIRFNSVSCSDPLVSSWRRKRKESSNTDSAGALGTLRFCVFGLGSRAYPHFCAFARAVDTRLEELGGERLLQLGQGDELCGQEEAFRGWAQAAFQASCETFCVGKDAKAAAQDIFSPRRSWKRQRYRLSVQAESLQLLPGLIHVHRRKMFQATVRSVENLQSSKSTRATILVRLDTGGQEGLQYQPGDHIGICPPNRPGLVEALLSRVEDPPPPTEPVAVEQLEKGSPGGPPPCWVRDPRLPPCTLRQALTFFLDITSPPSPQLLRLLSTLAEEPSEQQELETLSQDPRRYEEWKWFRCPTLLEVLEQFPSVALPAPLLLTQLPLLQPRYYSVSSAPSANPGEIHLTVAVLAYRTQDGLGPLHYGVCSTWLSQLKTGDPVPCFIRGAPSFRLPPDPSLPCILVGPGTGIAPFRGFWQERLHDIESKGLQPAPMTLVFGCRCSQLDHLYRDEVQDAQQRGVFGRVLTAFSREPDSPKTYVQDILRTELAAEVHRVLCLERGHMFVCGDVTMATNVLQTVQRILATEGDMELDEAGDVIGVLRDQQRYHEDIFGLTLRTQEVTSRIRTQSFSLQERHLRGAVPWAFDLPGPDTPGS